The following coding sequences are from one Ancylobacter sp. TS-1 window:
- a CDS encoding RAG2 PHD domain containing protein — MRTLEKRLLNPQTHLPASSRGSARLVRMAVRKIAVAVHHLHFLVGQDRQGHWLAVERHGLAGGIFATREAALRYARDESQRRPGTVRLTRRTIAFRI, encoded by the coding sequence ATGCGCACACTCGAAAAGCGCCTGTTGAACCCGCAAACGCACCTTCCTGCCTCCTCGCGCGGTTCGGCGCGCCTCGTCCGGATGGCAGTGCGGAAAATCGCCGTCGCCGTCCATCACCTGCACTTCCTGGTCGGTCAGGACCGACAGGGGCACTGGCTCGCGGTCGAGCGCCACGGCCTCGCCGGCGGGATATTCGCCACCCGGGAAGCCGCCCTGCGCTATGCGAGGGACGAAAGCCAGCGCCGCCCCGGAACCGTCCGGCTCACGCGCCGCACCATCGCCTTCCGCATCTGA
- a CDS encoding dihydrodipicolinate synthase family protein — MFSGILTTLLTPFDGAEIDESAFAALVDWQLAEGVDGLATSTIAGEGPTLSPAERYRLCRIAVEVSARRVPVLAATGTNGTAATIELTRAARAAGASAAILVAPYYNKPSQEGIFRHVEAVARAVDLPLIVENVPTRTNSVIAPSTIERLARLPGVVGFVDAAVDPQQMRDNALACGDRLATLAPREGAMLVGHRVSGCLSLAANVAPSLCRDAWEAGFVDPRASAERPSPATHLRELYRALDLESEPIAAKYALSLLWPGFDPQPRLPLAPAREETCAQIRVALSRLSAALDAMPPEADGDASARRRPLSVAAPDAARSAVPPS; from the coding sequence ATGTTCAGCGGAATTCTCACCACGCTTCTGACGCCCTTCGACGGCGCCGAGATCGACGAAAGCGCCTTCGCCGCGCTCGTCGACTGGCAGCTTGCCGAAGGGGTCGACGGGCTGGCGACCTCAACCATCGCCGGCGAGGGGCCCACTCTGTCGCCGGCCGAGCGCTATCGCCTCTGCCGCATCGCCGTGGAGGTGTCGGCCCGGCGAGTGCCGGTGCTGGCGGCGACGGGCACCAACGGCACGGCCGCGACCATCGAGCTGACGCGCGCGGCGCGCGCCGCCGGCGCCTCGGCGGCCATCCTTGTCGCGCCCTACTACAACAAGCCCTCGCAGGAGGGCATCTTCCGCCATGTCGAGGCGGTGGCGCGGGCGGTCGACCTGCCGCTGATCGTCGAGAACGTGCCGACGCGCACGAATAGCGTCATCGCACCCTCGACCATCGAGCGGCTGGCGCGCCTGCCCGGCGTCGTCGGCTTCGTCGACGCGGCGGTCGATCCGCAGCAGATGCGGGACAATGCGCTGGCCTGCGGCGACCGGCTGGCGACGCTGGCGCCGCGCGAAGGCGCGATGCTGGTGGGGCACAGGGTGAGCGGCTGCCTGTCGCTGGCGGCCAATGTCGCGCCCTCGCTGTGCCGGGACGCCTGGGAGGCCGGCTTTGTCGACCCGCGCGCCTCGGCCGAACGGCCGTCGCCGGCGACCCACCTGCGCGAGCTTTACCGCGCGCTCGACCTGGAATCCGAGCCGATCGCCGCGAAATACGCCCTGTCGCTGCTGTGGCCGGGTTTCGATCCCCAACCCCGGCTGCCGCTCGCCCCGGCCCGCGAGGAGACCTGCGCGCAGATCCGCGTGGCGCTGTCCCGCCTGTCGGCGGCTCTCGACGCGATGCCGCCAGAGGCGGACGGCGACGCCTCGGCGCGCCGCCGCCCGCTTTCCGTTGCGGCGCCGGACGCCGCGAGATCGGCGGTCCCGCCGTCATGA
- the murJ gene encoding murein biosynthesis integral membrane protein MurJ, translated as MIRSIFTVGGWTLLSRLTGFARDIVMAAVLGAGPLADAFYIAFRLPNHFRSIFAEGAFNTAFIPAYARVKTVEGDAKARGFADGILTAVVLVQLAILALALLATDWVVATLAPGLSGDPERFGLTVDFTRITFPYLGLIAVVTLVGGVLNANDRFWAAAAASILLNVAMVGTLSVAGLFPTAGHAAAWGVLISGFLQLGLLVFDAERHGLGLRFGRPRLDPEMRAFLLALGPAIIGSAGVQLAIFADTIIASFLPQGAVAALFYADRINQLPIGVVGIAAGIVLLPEMSRRISAGDIEGARHAQSRAIELTLLLALPFLAAALTIPEIIMRGLFLRGAFTGEAAAAAGATLAAYGIGLAPFVVMRAFMSPFYARGDTRTPVMATLGAAVVNIALKVALMGSFAQVGLAFATSIGAWITVIVLAILARRRGYECGDAQLLRSLPRLGLIGLALAATLVAAAMVAAPFAARLTFGKDEALLAMCIAAGGAVYAGLVLALLGPRYLRGLLRGRP; from the coding sequence ATGATTCGCTCCATCTTCACCGTCGGCGGCTGGACGCTGCTCTCGCGCCTGACCGGCTTCGCGCGCGATATCGTCATGGCGGCGGTGCTCGGCGCCGGGCCGCTGGCGGATGCCTTCTACATCGCCTTCCGCCTGCCCAACCATTTCCGCTCCATCTTCGCCGAGGGCGCCTTCAACACCGCCTTCATCCCCGCCTATGCCCGGGTGAAGACGGTGGAGGGCGACGCCAAGGCGCGCGGCTTCGCCGATGGCATCCTCACGGCCGTCGTGCTGGTGCAACTGGCCATCCTCGCGCTGGCGCTGCTGGCGACCGACTGGGTGGTGGCGACGCTGGCGCCGGGCCTGTCGGGCGATCCCGAGCGCTTCGGTCTCACCGTCGACTTCACCCGCATCACCTTTCCCTATCTCGGCCTGATCGCCGTGGTGACGCTGGTCGGCGGCGTGCTCAACGCCAATGACCGCTTCTGGGCGGCGGCGGCGGCCTCGATCCTGCTCAACGTCGCCATGGTGGGCACGCTCAGCGTCGCCGGCCTGTTTCCCACCGCCGGCCATGCGGCGGCGTGGGGCGTGCTGATCTCCGGTTTCCTCCAGCTCGGCCTGCTGGTGTTCGACGCCGAGCGGCACGGGCTCGGCCTGCGCTTCGGCCGGCCCCGTCTCGACCCGGAGATGCGCGCCTTCCTGCTCGCGCTGGGCCCGGCCATCATTGGCTCGGCCGGGGTGCAACTGGCCATCTTCGCCGACACCATCATCGCCTCGTTCCTGCCGCAGGGCGCGGTGGCGGCGTTGTTCTATGCCGACCGTATCAACCAGCTTCCCATCGGGGTCGTCGGCATCGCCGCCGGCATCGTGCTGCTGCCGGAGATGTCACGGCGTATTTCCGCCGGCGATATCGAGGGCGCGCGCCATGCGCAGTCCCGCGCCATAGAGCTGACGCTGCTGCTGGCGCTGCCCTTCCTCGCCGCCGCGCTGACGATCCCGGAAATCATCATGCGCGGCCTGTTCCTGCGCGGGGCCTTCACCGGCGAAGCCGCCGCCGCCGCCGGGGCGACGCTCGCCGCCTACGGCATCGGGCTGGCGCCCTTCGTGGTGATGCGCGCCTTCATGTCGCCCTTCTACGCGCGGGGCGATACCCGCACGCCGGTGATGGCGACGCTCGGCGCGGCGGTGGTCAACATCGCGCTCAAGGTGGCGCTGATGGGCAGCTTCGCCCAGGTGGGGCTCGCCTTCGCCACCTCGATCGGCGCCTGGATCACGGTGATCGTGCTCGCCATCCTCGCCCGGCGGCGCGGCTATGAGTGCGGCGACGCGCAGCTCCTGCGCAGCCTGCCGCGTCTCGGCCTGATCGGCCTGGCGCTGGCCGCCACGCTGGTCGCGGCCGCCATGGTCGCGGCGCCGTTCGCGGCGCGACTGACCTTTGGGAAGGACGAGGCGCTGCTGGCCATGTGCATCGCAGCGGGTGGGGCGGTCTATGCCGGGCTGGTGCTGGCGCTGCTTGGACCGCGCTACCTCCGGGGATTGCTGCGCGGGCGGCCCTGA
- a CDS encoding DegT/DnrJ/EryC1/StrS aminotransferase family protein encodes MNSHVKTELAPIPFIDVASQRARLGARIDEAVARVLDHCRFVNGPEVTEFEQQLAAFAGAKHAIACSSGTDALALILMAWGVKAGDAVFCPAFTFCATAEVVPWVGASPVFVDVLEDTFNMDPASLEAAIKVARDKGLNPKVVVPVDLFGQPADMDAIEPIARAHGLKILCDTAQGFGATWNGRRTGSFGDASATSFFPAKPLGCFGDGGAVLTDDDDLVPVLKSLREHGQGVDKYENVRIGMTGRLDTIQAAILIEKLTIFEDEIAARQRVADRYNAALGDLCTVPAVDPRATSVWAQYTIRLPHGVRDGLAAALQKEGVPTAVYYRIPMHRQPAYARYPAAGNGLPVCERLAGEVISLPMHAYLDASAQERVIAAVRRALGG; translated from the coding sequence ATGAATTCGCATGTGAAGACCGAACTGGCGCCGATCCCCTTCATCGACGTGGCGTCGCAGAGGGCGCGGCTCGGCGCGCGCATCGACGAGGCGGTCGCCCGGGTGCTCGACCATTGCCGCTTCGTGAACGGGCCGGAAGTCACCGAGTTCGAGCAGCAGCTCGCCGCCTTCGCCGGTGCCAAGCACGCCATCGCCTGTTCCAGCGGCACTGACGCGCTCGCGCTCATCCTCATGGCCTGGGGCGTCAAGGCGGGCGATGCCGTGTTCTGCCCGGCCTTCACCTTCTGCGCCACCGCCGAGGTGGTGCCGTGGGTCGGCGCCTCGCCGGTCTTCGTCGACGTGCTCGAAGACACCTTCAACATGGATCCGGCCAGCCTCGAAGCGGCGATCAAGGTCGCGCGCGACAAGGGCCTCAACCCGAAGGTCGTCGTCCCGGTCGACCTGTTCGGCCAGCCCGCCGACATGGACGCCATCGAGCCGATCGCCCGCGCGCACGGGCTGAAGATCCTGTGCGACACCGCGCAGGGCTTCGGCGCCACGTGGAACGGCCGGCGCACCGGCTCCTTCGGCGATGCCTCGGCCACGAGCTTCTTCCCGGCCAAGCCGCTCGGCTGCTTCGGCGACGGCGGCGCGGTGCTGACCGATGACGACGATCTGGTGCCGGTGCTGAAAAGCCTGCGCGAGCACGGCCAGGGCGTCGACAAGTACGAGAACGTGCGCATCGGCATGACCGGCCGGCTCGACACCATCCAGGCCGCCATTCTCATCGAGAAACTCACCATTTTCGAGGACGAGATCGCCGCCCGCCAGCGCGTCGCCGATCGCTACAACGCGGCGTTGGGCGACCTGTGCACGGTGCCGGCGGTGGACCCGCGCGCGACCTCGGTCTGGGCGCAGTACACGATCCGCCTGCCGCACGGCGTGCGCGACGGCCTTGCCGCGGCGCTGCAGAAGGAAGGCGTGCCGACGGCGGTCTATTACCGCATTCCGATGCACCGCCAGCCGGCCTATGCGCGGTACCCGGCCGCCGGCAACGGCCTGCCGGTCTGCGAGCGGCTCGCCGGCGAGGTGATCAGCCTGCCCATGCACGCCTATCTCGACGCGTCGGCGCAGGAACGCGTGATCGCCGCCGTGCGCCGCGCGCTGGGCGGCTGA
- a CDS encoding Uma2 family endonuclease, producing the protein MTPPALKRMTPEEFYRWPGEEGVRYELVDGFPVKAMTGASRRHDRIVVNALIALGSKLRGSPCRPSTDDISVATMNGNIRRPDVSVDCGDLPDTTFEATLPRLVIEVLSPSTRQTDLVRKLEEYKALSSLAYILLVEPDLPRVLLWWRAAGNLWELAQFDGLDGVIGLPEIGVELGMAELYEDVAFSDPLAGGGGLG; encoded by the coding sequence ATGACGCCGCCCGCGCTTAAGCGCATGACGCCGGAAGAGTTCTATCGCTGGCCGGGCGAGGAGGGCGTGCGCTACGAGCTGGTCGACGGCTTCCCCGTGAAGGCGATGACCGGCGCGAGCCGGCGCCACGACCGGATTGTGGTCAATGCGCTGATCGCCTTGGGCAGCAAGCTGCGCGGTTCGCCTTGCCGCCCTTCCACCGACGACATCTCCGTCGCCACGATGAACGGCAATATCCGCCGCCCGGACGTCTCGGTCGATTGCGGCGATCTGCCCGACACCACCTTCGAGGCGACCTTGCCGCGCCTCGTGATCGAGGTTCTCTCGCCCTCGACCCGCCAGACCGACCTCGTGCGCAAGCTGGAGGAATACAAGGCGCTGTCCTCGCTCGCCTATATCCTGCTCGTCGAGCCGGATCTGCCGCGCGTGCTGCTGTGGTGGCGTGCGGCCGGCAATCTGTGGGAGCTGGCGCAGTTCGACGGGCTCGACGGCGTGATCGGTCTGCCGGAGATCGGCGTCGAGCTGGGCATGGCGGAGCTTTATGAGGACGTCGCCTTCTCCGATCCGCTGGCGGGCGGGGGCGGGCTCGGATAG
- a CDS encoding efflux RND transporter periplasmic adaptor subunit, with protein MTNALPRLSLVALALAAALAGCSDQNQAQQGAPPPPSVTVAKPTTRTITDYDEYVGRFAAVDLVNVYARVSGYLDKVAFKDGEVVKQGELLFSIDQRPFQVALDQAQANLERTQAELDFAQSDLQRAQTLIDDKTSNAISKQAYDQRLQSERTARASVAAAKAAVHAAQLDIEFTDLRSPVTGRIGDRKVSVGNLVTGGAGGANTNTLLATIVSLDPIYFEFTYDEASYLRYQRMVKDMGDKAQSIPVRLQLIDEKGFTHEGMLDFVDNIISQDTGTIRGRATFPNPDATFTPGMFGRIEVPSSAPHQAVLVPDVAIGTEQTRKFVYVMAPGDQPQVPTMKYVTLGRVYDGQRVITSGLGTDDLVVVNGLIRIRPGAKVVGKAEAPAAPAASPAGASTGTPAKTPAN; from the coding sequence ATGACCAACGCGCTTCCGCGTCTTTCCCTCGTTGCCCTGGCCCTTGCCGCCGCGCTGGCGGGCTGTTCGGACCAGAATCAGGCCCAGCAGGGCGCCCCGCCGCCGCCGAGCGTGACCGTCGCCAAGCCGACGACGCGCACCATCACCGATTACGACGAGTATGTCGGCCGCTTCGCCGCCGTCGATCTCGTCAATGTCTATGCCCGCGTCTCTGGCTATCTCGACAAGGTGGCGTTCAAGGACGGCGAGGTCGTCAAGCAGGGCGAGCTGCTGTTCAGCATCGACCAGCGCCCCTTCCAGGTGGCGCTCGATCAGGCACAGGCCAATCTGGAGCGCACGCAGGCGGAACTCGATTTCGCCCAGTCCGACCTTCAGCGCGCCCAGACGCTGATCGACGACAAGACCTCGAACGCGATTTCCAAGCAGGCCTACGACCAGCGCCTGCAGAGCGAGCGCACGGCCCGTGCCTCCGTCGCCGCCGCCAAGGCGGCGGTGCATGCCGCGCAGCTCGACATCGAGTTCACCGATCTGCGTTCCCCGGTGACCGGCCGTATCGGCGACCGCAAGGTTTCCGTCGGCAACCTCGTCACCGGCGGCGCGGGCGGCGCCAACACCAACACGCTGCTGGCCACCATCGTCTCGCTGGACCCGATCTATTTCGAGTTCACCTATGACGAGGCCTCCTATCTGCGCTACCAGCGCATGGTGAAGGATATGGGCGACAAGGCCCAGTCGATCCCGGTGCGGCTCCAGCTCATCGACGAAAAGGGCTTCACCCATGAGGGAATGCTCGACTTCGTCGACAACATCATCAGCCAGGACACCGGCACGATCCGCGGCCGCGCGACCTTCCCCAATCCGGATGCGACCTTCACGCCCGGCATGTTCGGCCGCATCGAGGTGCCGTCATCGGCGCCGCATCAGGCAGTTCTGGTGCCCGACGTCGCCATCGGCACCGAGCAGACCCGCAAGTTCGTCTATGTGATGGCGCCCGGCGACCAGCCGCAGGTGCCGACGATGAAGTATGTGACGCTCGGGCGCGTCTATGACGGCCAGCGGGTCATCACCAGCGGCCTCGGCACGGACGATCTCGTCGTGGTCAACGGGCTGATCCGCATCCGTCCGGGCGCGAAGGTGGTGGGCAAGGCCGAGGCGCCGGCCGCCCCGGCCGCCAGCCCTGCGGGCGCGTCGACGGGCACTCCCGCCAAGACGCCGGCCAATTGA
- the pncB gene encoding nicotinate phosphoribosyltransferase, producing the protein MIDIATRVYNHTWKIDPIVRSVLDTDFYKLLMAQTIYRRHFHTRVTFGIINRTKSVRIADFVDEGELREQLDHVRTLSLTRGESTWLRGNMFYGKRQMFSPDFIAWLEGFRFPAYHLEKRDGQYELTFEGPWIETTMWEIPALAIINELRSRAVLRSMGRFELQVLYARAMTRVWEKVERLKALGGASVADFGTRRRHGFLWQDWCVQAVMEGLGERFLGTSNCLIALRREVEATGTNAHELPMVYAALADTDAALEQAPYRVLADWQQDYQGNLLVILPDTFGTSGFLADAPDWVANWTGMRIDSKEPIEGGEEAIAWWRARGQDPTQKLAIFSDALDVEDIERIYRHFQGRVRMGFGWGTLLTNDFRGFAPEGRLDPISIVCKVISADGRATVKLSDNPTKAMGPAEEIARYRRIFDSAPEPARAVLV; encoded by the coding sequence ATGATCGACATCGCCACGCGCGTCTACAACCACACCTGGAAAATCGACCCCATCGTGCGTTCCGTGCTGGACACGGATTTCTACAAACTGCTGATGGCGCAGACGATCTACCGTCGGCATTTCCACACCCGCGTCACCTTCGGCATCATCAACCGCACGAAGAGCGTGCGCATCGCCGATTTCGTCGACGAGGGGGAACTGCGCGAGCAGCTCGACCATGTGCGCACGCTGTCGCTCACGCGCGGGGAGAGCACCTGGCTGCGCGGCAACATGTTCTATGGCAAGCGGCAGATGTTCTCGCCGGACTTCATCGCCTGGCTCGAGGGCTTCCGCTTCCCCGCCTATCACCTCGAAAAGCGTGATGGCCAATATGAACTGACCTTCGAGGGGCCGTGGATCGAGACCACCATGTGGGAGATCCCCGCGCTCGCCATCATCAACGAGCTGCGCTCGCGCGCCGTGCTGCGCAGCATGGGCCGCTTCGAGCTTCAGGTGCTCTATGCGCGCGCCATGACGCGGGTATGGGAGAAGGTGGAGCGGCTGAAGGCGCTGGGGGGCGCCAGCGTCGCCGATTTCGGCACCCGCCGCCGGCACGGCTTCCTGTGGCAGGACTGGTGCGTGCAGGCGGTGATGGAGGGACTGGGCGAGCGCTTTCTCGGCACCTCGAACTGCCTCATCGCGCTGCGCCGCGAGGTGGAGGCCACCGGCACCAACGCCCACGAACTGCCCATGGTCTATGCCGCGCTGGCCGACACCGACGCGGCGCTGGAGCAGGCGCCCTATCGCGTGCTGGCCGACTGGCAGCAGGACTATCAGGGCAACCTTCTGGTCATCCTGCCGGACACCTTCGGCACCAGCGGCTTCCTCGCCGACGCGCCGGACTGGGTGGCGAACTGGACCGGCATGCGCATCGACAGCAAGGAGCCGATCGAGGGCGGCGAGGAGGCGATCGCCTGGTGGCGCGCACGCGGGCAGGACCCGACGCAGAAGCTCGCCATCTTCTCCGACGCGCTCGACGTCGAGGACATCGAGCGCATCTACCGCCATTTCCAGGGACGCGTGCGCATGGGATTCGGCTGGGGCACGCTGCTCACCAACGACTTCCGCGGCTTCGCGCCGGAGGGGCGGCTCGACCCCATCTCGATCGTCTGCAAGGTTATTTCGGCGGATGGGCGGGCGACGGTAAAGCTGTCCGACAACCCGACAAAGGCGATGGGGCCGGCGGAGGAAATCGCCCGCTATCGCCGAATCTTCGATTCGGCTCCCGAGCCGGCGCGGGCGGTGCTGGTCTAG
- a CDS encoding alkene reductase produces the protein MTTQPSLFDRYRLGGVELSNRIVMAPLTRNRAGAGLVPSPLAVEYYGQRASAGLIVTEATQISATAQGYQDTPGVFTDAQVEGWKRITDAVHAKGGHIYVQLWHVGRVSHRSLQPGGAAPLAPSAVRANTKTYVNNGFAETEEPRALELEEIPGIVDDFRKASANAIRAGFDGVELHGANGYLIDQFLRDGANKRTDAYGGSIENRARFLKEVLAAVTAEIGAERTGLRLSPVTPANDLSDSNPQALFNHVMDVVESFRPVYVHMIEGATGGPRDIVPDFDFEALRKRFSGTWMVNNGYDKAMAEAAVASGKADLVAFGKAFVSSPDAVERLRRDAAFNELDRDTLYGGGAKGYTDYPALEGAGA, from the coding sequence ATGACCACCCAACCGTCCCTTTTCGACCGCTACCGCCTCGGCGGCGTCGAGCTGTCGAACCGCATTGTCATGGCCCCACTGACGCGCAACCGCGCCGGTGCCGGCCTCGTCCCCTCCCCGCTCGCCGTCGAGTATTACGGCCAGCGCGCCTCCGCCGGCCTCATCGTCACCGAGGCGACGCAGATCTCCGCCACCGCGCAGGGCTACCAGGACACGCCGGGCGTCTTTACCGACGCGCAGGTGGAAGGCTGGAAGCGCATCACCGACGCGGTGCACGCCAAGGGCGGTCACATCTATGTGCAGCTCTGGCATGTCGGGCGCGTCTCGCACCGCTCGCTTCAGCCCGGCGGCGCGGCGCCGCTGGCCCCCTCCGCGGTGCGCGCCAACACCAAGACCTATGTGAACAATGGCTTCGCCGAGACCGAGGAGCCGCGCGCGCTGGAGCTTGAGGAAATCCCCGGCATCGTCGACGACTTCCGCAAGGCGTCGGCCAACGCCATCCGCGCCGGCTTCGACGGCGTGGAGTTGCACGGCGCCAATGGCTACCTCATCGACCAGTTCCTGCGCGACGGCGCCAACAAGCGCACCGACGCCTATGGCGGCTCGATCGAGAACCGCGCGCGCTTCCTCAAGGAAGTGCTGGCGGCCGTCACCGCCGAGATCGGCGCCGAGCGCACCGGCCTGCGCCTCTCGCCGGTCACGCCGGCCAACGACCTGTCGGACAGCAACCCGCAGGCGCTGTTCAATCATGTGATGGACGTGGTGGAGAGCTTCCGCCCGGTCTATGTCCACATGATCGAGGGCGCCACCGGCGGCCCGCGCGACATCGTGCCGGACTTCGACTTCGAGGCGCTGCGCAAGCGCTTCAGCGGCACCTGGATGGTGAACAACGGCTACGACAAGGCCATGGCCGAGGCGGCGGTCGCCAGCGGCAAGGCGGACCTTGTCGCCTTCGGCAAGGCATTCGTCTCCTCGCCCGACGCGGTGGAGCGGCTGCGCCGGGACGCGGCCTTCAACGAGCTTGACCGCGACACGCTCTATGGCGGCGGCGCCAAGGGTTATACCGACTATCCGGCGCTGGAGGGCGCGGGCGCCTGA
- a CDS encoding SH3 domain-containing protein, with protein sequence MPTSSQEPRGPGLSSSLVTDFRAILSSLEQEKAVQPGAPEPRERPAAAVPLPSRASADAANPAAASTPRPYGEVRERIAALGDVGDLLNRRSVGAPGTGARPATGAGAAADSQPRRRSFGAAARASGEAEGRRKRNSSKDIITWQRLGALAIFIAVVGGGAVLLQSLAAREEAKVADEVIGNAAVASVAPSVPVPAAAAPAQPTAVQTAQLQQAAPTHSAPSSVTPSPDSLADNLPPLLRDTASPFDASAPVAVTAFAAPATAARSVVAPAAVEPEPVAVPAVVPESVAAPAVVATPAPKPVALPKEAPLPPARPAVASAEAAPARAAAEPETADEAEAQSGFGGDPVGTATIRSSVTMRVAPKRGSAAVGNLSAGQKVELVACHGWCEVIAEGKRGFIYKSFVNAGTSARVETEAEADAATQ encoded by the coding sequence ATGCCAACCTCATCACAAGAGCCGCGTGGTCCCGGGCTCTCATCGTCGCTGGTCACTGACTTTCGGGCGATCCTCAGTTCCCTTGAGCAGGAGAAGGCGGTCCAGCCGGGCGCCCCGGAGCCGCGCGAACGTCCGGCCGCAGCCGTTCCGCTGCCGTCGCGCGCGTCGGCCGATGCCGCCAACCCGGCGGCGGCTTCCACGCCGCGCCCTTATGGCGAGGTGCGCGAGCGCATTGCCGCTCTCGGCGATGTCGGCGACCTTCTGAACCGTCGTTCTGTCGGCGCGCCCGGTACCGGCGCCCGGCCGGCGACGGGCGCTGGCGCGGCGGCCGACAGCCAGCCGCGCCGCCGCAGCTTCGGCGCCGCCGCGCGTGCATCGGGCGAGGCGGAGGGGCGGCGCAAGCGCAACTCCTCCAAGGACATCATCACCTGGCAGCGCCTTGGCGCGCTCGCCATCTTCATCGCGGTGGTCGGCGGCGGCGCGGTGCTGCTGCAGTCGCTTGCCGCGCGCGAGGAGGCCAAGGTCGCCGACGAGGTGATCGGTAACGCGGCGGTGGCCAGCGTGGCGCCCTCCGTGCCCGTTCCGGCGGCTGCGGCTCCGGCGCAGCCGACCGCCGTCCAGACGGCCCAGCTCCAGCAGGCCGCGCCGACGCATAGCGCGCCGTCCTCGGTTACGCCGTCGCCGGATTCCCTTGCGGATAATCTGCCGCCTCTCCTCCGTGACACGGCCTCGCCCTTCGACGCCAGCGCGCCGGTCGCGGTGACGGCCTTCGCCGCGCCGGCCACGGCCGCCCGCTCGGTCGTCGCCCCCGCTGCCGTCGAGCCTGAACCCGTCGCGGTCCCGGCCGTCGTGCCTGAATCCGTCGCGGCCCCGGCTGTCGTGGCGACGCCGGCTCCCAAGCCGGTTGCGCTGCCCAAGGAAGCGCCGCTTCCGCCGGCCCGCCCGGCTGTGGCGAGCGCCGAGGCCGCTCCCGCGCGCGCCGCTGCCGAACCCGAGACCGCGGACGAGGCTGAAGCGCAATCCGGCTTCGGCGGCGATCCGGTCGGTACCGCGACCATCCGTTCGTCGGTCACGATGCGCGTCGCGCCCAAGCGCGGCTCGGCGGCGGTCGGCAACCTTTCCGCCGGGCAGAAGGTCGAACTCGTCGCCTGCCATGGCTGGTGCGAGGTCATTGCCGAGGGCAAGCGCGGCTTCATCTACAAGAGCTTCGTCAACGCCGGAACCTCCGCCCGCGTCGAGACTGAAGCCGAGGCGGACGCCGCGACCCAGTGA
- a CDS encoding Gfo/Idh/MocA family protein, whose protein sequence is MVQGPSGASKPVRVGVVGVGIMGYNHARVLTDLPGAELVGIADPDQGQREKVAAMLGCAAFASLDDLVAAGADALVISAPTHLHHDVALAAIAAGRHVLVEKPIAPTVAEGEAIVAAARAQGVALMVGHVERFNPAVEAVKNAIRGEEILSIGITRVGPFPPRMSNVGVVIDLAVHDIDLICHFTGSHITEVQPQVKAAVAEREDIALLQFRTANGVLAHINTNWLTPFKARTVHVATRQKYVIGDLLTRQVTEYFDYRPDGSYSMRHLPVAYAEPLRLELTRFLEAVRGERAPAVTGEDGVAAIATAMRCLSTPESSADPVQLRAAG, encoded by the coding sequence ATGGTTCAGGGCCCGAGCGGGGCGAGCAAGCCCGTTCGCGTCGGCGTCGTCGGCGTCGGCATCATGGGTTACAACCATGCCCGCGTGCTGACCGACCTGCCGGGCGCGGAACTGGTCGGCATCGCCGATCCCGATCAGGGGCAGCGCGAGAAGGTCGCCGCCATGCTGGGCTGCGCGGCCTTCGCCAGCCTCGACGATCTGGTCGCCGCCGGTGCGGACGCGCTGGTGATCTCGGCGCCGACCCATCTGCACCACGACGTGGCCCTCGCGGCGATCGCCGCCGGCCGCCATGTGCTGGTGGAAAAGCCGATCGCCCCGACCGTCGCCGAGGGCGAGGCCATCGTCGCCGCCGCCCGGGCGCAGGGCGTGGCGCTGATGGTCGGCCATGTCGAGCGGTTCAACCCGGCGGTGGAGGCGGTGAAGAACGCCATTCGCGGCGAGGAAATCCTCTCCATCGGCATCACCCGCGTCGGACCGTTTCCCCCGCGCATGTCGAATGTCGGCGTTGTGATCGACCTCGCCGTGCACGACATCGACCTGATCTGCCATTTCACCGGCTCGCACATCACCGAGGTGCAGCCGCAGGTGAAGGCGGCGGTGGCCGAGCGCGAGGACATCGCGCTGCTGCAGTTCCGCACCGCCAACGGCGTGCTGGCCCATATCAACACCAACTGGCTGACGCCCTTCAAGGCGCGCACGGTGCATGTGGCCACGCGCCAGAAATACGTCATCGGCGACCTGCTGACCCGCCAGGTGACGGAGTATTTCGACTACAGGCCGGACGGCAGCTATTCGATGCGGCACCTGCCGGTCGCCTATGCCGAGCCGCTGCGGCTCGAACTCACCCGCTTCCTCGAAGCGGTGCGCGGCGAGCGCGCGCCGGCGGTGACGGGCGAGGATGGCGTCGCCGCCATCGCCACCGCCATGCGCTGCCTGTCGACCCCCGAATCGTCCGCCGACCCCGTGCAGCTGCGCGCCGCCGGCTGA